The following is a genomic window from Candidatus Paceibacterota bacterium.
TCATGCATATGGCGATTCAGTTGCCTTTTGTCATTAAGCAGGGGATGTTTCCGATATTAAAACTTAAGATTGCTTTCAGTTCGGTTCGGCGAGTGGTGCTTCTGTCTCTACCTCGAACCATTACCGCCTCCTCAAACGAAATTGCCGAGTTTTTCTTGATTGCCATTGCTTCGACTTTGGCTTTCGGTTCGGTTTCGGTGTTTAATCTGTCATTTAATTTGCAATCGGTCTCGCTTTCGATTATCGGTGTCAGTTACTCCTTGGCGGCCTTTCCGGTTTTGACCCGTCATTTCACCTCCGGTCGGCGTGCCGAGTTTATTGCTCAGATGATTGACTCGGCCAGGCACATTATTTTTTGGTCAGTACCGCTTTCAATTTTGTTCATTGTTTTGCGGGCCCAAATTGTCCGAACAATTTTAGGTTCCGGTCATTTTAACTGGTCTGATACGCGGCTCACGGCTGCTGCACTTGCAATTTTTTCAGTTTCTCTAGTCTGCCAAAATTTGCTTCTGCTTTTCGTACGGTCATATTATTCAAGAGGTCACACCAAGCGACCTTTGGTGATTAACGCCATCTCGGCAATTTTGATGGTGGTTTTGGGCTACGGTCTGACACAGTTCTTCGCTTCTCATCAAATGTTTGCCGACTTTGTCGCGAGTTTGCTTCGAGTTTCCGACATCTCCGGCACAGTGGCCTTGATGTTGCCTTTGGCCTTCTCGATTGGGGCGATTGTGAATCTGGTTATTCATTGGCTGGATTTCTCAAAAGAGTATCGAGAGTTTTCAGCGCCGGTTTTGATCGTCCTTTATCAAACCTTTGCTTCGGCGGTGCTGATGGGCGGGGTAGCATATCTCTTGCTCGGGGTTTTCTCGCGAATTTTTGATCTTAATACGGTTTTCGGGGTATTTTTGCAAGGTTTCGGAGCGGGCTTGGGTGGAATACTTACTTATGTCATAATCCTCAGACTGCTTAAAAGTCGAGAGCTTGGTGAAGTGTGGCGGACTTTGCACCACAAGATTTGGAAGACTAAATTGGTTAGTCTCGAGCAACCGGAGCTTAGTTAGGGCAGATTCGGCAATTGATGTAATTTGTGAATTGTTGTCATGCAAAACATTAGAAATTTCAGCATCATCGCTCATATTGATCATGGTAAGTCGACTTTAGCCGATCGGCTTTTGGAGTTTACTCACACTATCGAAAAGAGAAAAATGCATGATCAAGTGCTTGATTCGATGGAGCTTGAGC
Proteins encoded in this region:
- a CDS encoding lipid II flippase MurJ, encoding MVKKLFSFINREINGLHEAAYLLGFFALLSQVLALFRDRLLANYFGATSSLDVYYAAFRVPDLIFASVASLVSISVLIPFLVERLDKSKEEGKEFISEVFTIFLFVILVVVALAFVLMPELMSWFFPTLSVNHPELVLMARIMLLSPLFLGFSNFFASITQVYNRFFIYAISPLLYNLGIIFGIVVLRPIFGLAGLAYGVAIGAVMHMAIQLPFVIKQGMFPILKLKIAFSSVRRVVLLSLPRTITASSNEIAEFFLIAIASTLAFGSVSVFNLSFNLQSVSLSIIGVSYSLAAFPVLTRHFTSGRRAEFIAQMIDSARHIIFWSVPLSILFIVLRAQIVRTILGSGHFNWSDTRLTAAALAIFSVSLVCQNLLLLFVRSYYSRGHTKRPLVINAISAILMVVLGYGLTQFFASHQMFADFVASLLRVSDISGTVALMLPLAFSIGAIVNLVIHWLDFSKEYREFSAPVLIVLYQTFASAVLMGGVAYLLLGVFSRIFDLNTVFGVFLQGFGAGLGGILTYVIILRLLKSRELGEVWRTLHHKIWKTKLVSLEQPELS